A region of Gammaproteobacteria bacterium DNA encodes the following proteins:
- a CDS encoding hypothetical protein (Evidence 5 : Unknown function), whose amino-acid sequence MEDPRRVPDVLAILLKRYYDSQFQNTAHPSLQRIALETWGSPNLGRNIRWGYAEDFVRQMVLRWLSREDIQDFFRLLLQDKVGDERRLNFWMRYADAIQETHIALGKRALGDDSDYVEMRQRKSGRVSILDGSNSENNAFIMNFGKYIVVEFGGKGNACYIYVVSDFQMPEHSRLRYGLIPENKIPIRNIKDRSKAKNWLSHGSSNWEETFERVLAQLAIYPAIQSNRYARFSR is encoded by the coding sequence ATGGAAGATCCACGCCGAGTACCCGACGTGCTTGCGATTTTGTTGAAGCGTTATTATGACAGTCAATTCCAAAATACAGCCCATCCAAGTTTGCAACGGATAGCTCTGGAAACCTGGGGCAGTCCCAACCTCGGGCGTAATATTAGGTGGGGCTATGCCGAGGATTTTGTACGCCAGATGGTGCTACGTTGGTTGAGCCGCGAGGATATTCAGGATTTCTTCCGTTTGCTGCTTCAGGATAAAGTCGGTGATGAACGGCGATTAAATTTTTGGATGCGTTACGCCGACGCTATTCAAGAAACTCATATAGCGTTGGGTAAACGTGCCCTGGGCGATGATTCTGATTATGTGGAAATGCGCCAACGTAAATCAGGCCGAGTAAGTATTTTGGATGGCAGCAATTCAGAAAACAATGCATTTATTATGAATTTCGGGAAGTATATAGTTGTGGAATTTGGGGGAAAAGGAAATGCCTGTTATATTTATGTCGTTAGCGACTTTCAAATGCCGGAACACTCCCGGCTTAGATATGGGTTAATACCTGAAAATAAAATTCCTATCCGTAACATAAAAGACAGATCAAAAGCGAAGAATTGGCTATCCCATGGTAGTAGCAATTGGGAGGAAACTTTT